From Bacteroidota bacterium:
TAATCTGCATGTTCCATCATTTCTTTATCATGCTCTACAACAAGAACTGTATTTCCTGTATCACGCAAATCATACAAAGCTTGTATCAATCTTTGATTATCCCGTTGATGCAAACCAATAGAAGGTTCATCTAAAATATAAGTGATGCCCACAAGCTGAGAACCTATTTGTGTTGCCAATCGAATACGTTGTGATTCTCCTCCGGATAAAGTACGTGATGCACGATCAAGTGTAAGATATTCCAATCCTACATTTTTAATAAATCCGATGCGTGCACGAATTTCTTTTAAAATATCTTTTGCAATAATTTGTTGTTTTGCATTCATGTGTTCTTCCACATGTTCAAACCAATCTAATGCTTCATTAATATCCAACTGTACAATTTCACTGATATTTTTTTCTGCAATTTTAAAATACAGCGACTCATTTTTTAATCTTGTTCCATTGCAACTATCACATGTTGTTTTCTCCATAAATTCTTCTGCCCAACGCCGCATATTTTCAGAAATAGAATCATTGAAACAACGCTTAATTAAATGTGTCAATCCGCCATGTTCCAAAGTGTACCAGCGATCAATATTTGCCATGCTCACTTCTTCTTCATCAATGGCATCTCTGCCTTTTGCATTGCCATATAAAATTTCATTCAATGCATTTTTCGGAATGTTTTTTATAGCCGTTGATAATGAAAATTTATACTTTCTTGCAATGGATTGTACTTGCTGAAATAATGTATTATCTCTGTAATCACCCAAGGGAACAATACCACCCGAATTAAGTGTAACATCTTCATCGGGAATCATCAGTTTATAATTGGTTTCATACACTACACCAAGCCCTTTGCATTTCGGACAAGCACCATAAGGCGAGTTAAATGAAAATGTATTTGGCGATGGTTCTTCATAAGAAATTCCGGAAGTAAGACACATCAATTTTTTACTGTAATTGATAATAGTTTCTTTATCATTTTCCTTTACCATTATCAAATCTTTTCCCGCACGCAATGCCTGAGTTACACTTTGATTGATGCGTTGAATATCATCCGCATCAGTTTTAAATCTGTCAATTACTATTTCAATATCATGCACTTTATATCTATCCACCTGCATCTTCGGAACCAGATCTTTTATCTCTCCATCAATACGCACTTTTAAATATCCCTGCTTGCGAATCTGCTCAAATAATTCACGGTAATGTCCTTTGCGGCCACGAACCACAGGTGCTAATAACACAATGCGTTTGCCTTTAAATTTTTTAATAATATTTTCTACAATTTGCTCTTCAGTAAAACGCACCATTTTATCACCGGTGGTAAAACTATATGCATCGCTTGCCCGTGCAAAAAGCAATCGCATGAAATCATAAATTTCTGTTACTGTTCCAACTGTAGATCTCGGATTTTTATTAGTTGTTTTTTGTTCGATAGAAATTACCGGACTCAGGCCTGTGATATTATCTACGTCAGGTCGTTCCATGTTGCCGATAAATTGTTGCGCATAGGAAGAAAAACTTTCCATATATCTGCGTTGCCCTTCCGAATAAATAGTATCGAATGCAAGCGAACTTTTTCCACTGCCACTTACGCCTGTAATTACCACCAAACTATTGCGTGGAATTTTAATATCAATATTTTTCAGATTGTGTACTCGGGCGCCGGTTACTTCTAGGTAAGGAATTTCATGTTCGGCAATTTCAGACGGGATATGTTTTTTATTTATCTTATTCACGTGTTCTCTCAACTAAACTTGATTAAAAAATTGCTGCAAAGTTACCGCTTTAAAAAGTGATTTACTTGATACGGCTGAATGTTTCTATATATATTGCGGTGTTTTTACAGTGAGTGCTTGCATCCATTCCACTTCAACAGAATATACACCGAAATCATCCACTACTTTTCCTTTAATGTGGTAACAACATTTTCCCTGAAAGCGATATTTTTTTGCCACCGGTGGAAAATGTAT
This genomic window contains:
- the uvrA gene encoding excinuclease ABC subunit UvrA, with amino-acid sequence MAEHEIPYLEVTGARVHNLKNIDIKIPRNSLVVITGVSGSGKSSLAFDTIYSEGQRRYMESFSSYAQQFIGNMERPDVDNITGLSPVISIEQKTTNKNPRSTVGTVTEIYDFMRLLFARASDAYSFTTGDKMVRFTEEQIVENIIKKFKGKRIVLLAPVVRGRKGHYRELFEQIRKQGYLKVRIDGEIKDLVPKMQVDRYKVHDIEIVIDRFKTDADDIQRINQSVTQALRAGKDLIMVKENDKETIINYSKKLMCLTSGISYEEPSPNTFSFNSPYGACPKCKGLGVVYETNYKLMIPDEDVTLNSGGIVPLGDYRDNTLFQQVQSIARKYKFSLSTAIKNIPKNALNEILYGNAKGRDAIDEEEVSMANIDRWYTLEHGGLTHLIKRCFNDSISENMRRWAEEFMEKTTCDSCNGTRLKNESLYFKIAEKNISEIVQLDINEALDWFEHVEEHMNAKQQIIAKDILKEIRARIGFIKNVGLEYLTLDRASRTLSGGESQRIRLATQIGSQLVGITYILDEPSIGLHQRDNQRLIQALYDLRDTGNTVLVVEHDKEMMEHADYIIDIGPGAGVHGGKIVAAGEPVVFKAQNSLTAKYLRNEKTIPVPEHRRKGNGNHISLQGARGHNLKDVTINIPLGKLVCITGVSGSGKSSVINSTLFPIMQNHFYKSNKKPLRYTRISGLQHVDKVIEIDQAPIGRTPRSNPVTYIDVFTEIRNLFALVPEAKIRGYAAGRFSFNVKAGRCDVCDGNGMKTIEMNFLPDVNVECEKCRGKRYNRETLEIYFKGKNIADVLNLTVDQSVEFFENHPKIYRKVKTLQDVGLGYIHLGQSSTTLSGGEAQRVKLAEELSRKDTGNTVYILDEPTTGLHFEDIRVLMEVVNSLVDKGNTVLIIEHNLDVIKLADHIIDLGPEGGNGGGYIIAEGTPEELATIKESYTGFYLKDELI